In Molothrus ater isolate BHLD 08-10-18 breed brown headed cowbird chromosome 23, BPBGC_Mater_1.1, whole genome shotgun sequence, a single genomic region encodes these proteins:
- the DNAJC16 gene encoding dnaJ homolog subfamily C member 16 isoform X1 → MEPGRAGCLLLLLLLPALAAAAPGEFDPYRVLGVGRSSSQADIKKAYKRLAREWHPDKNKDPGAEDKFIQISKAYEILSNEEKRANFDRYGDAGESQGFSQQQHRQFHRFHDGFYFDESFFHFPFNSERRDTSDEKYLLHFSHYINEIVPDSFKKPYLIKITSDWCFSCIHIEPVWKEVAQELEALGAGIGVVHAGYERRLAHHLGAHSTPTLLGLINGKITFFHNAVIRENLRLFVENLLPGNLVEKITDKNYIRFLSHWRKDNKPHVLLFDHMPVVPLLYKLTAFAYRDYLSFGYVYVGLRGTEELSSQYNINVYTPTMMIFKEHIDRPADVVQAREMKKQLIDDFLSQNKFLMVARLTSQRLFQELCPVKKSHRQRKHCVVLLTEEGEKFAEAYESFLTFAVANTKDTLRFVHIYSDRQPEFADALLMDEEKYRGRSAVVILERRNNAGKIAYKALEEAWQGSKEDNFILLDLLDQLRTDPGLLSSETVVADLNDELAPMFLIRWFYSTVDYISDWWDSLFHSNWREMMPLLSLLFSALFILFGTVIVQAFSDSSDTRDAPPSGKEETAAKTEKNDVSFSKESNSRIPKKSFVEVTELTDINYTSNLVRLRPGHMNVVLILSNSTKTPLLQKFALEVYMFTGSSSLHFSFLSLDKHREWLEYLLEFAQDAAPIPNQYDKHFLERDYTGYVLALNGHKKYFCLFKPHRSGDEGGTLGSCEDYDALQHAEARGKSSCSPGSRSIKNKLHKLSFWMERLLEGSLQRFYIPSWPALD, encoded by the exons ATGGAGCCGGGACGGGCcggctgcctcctgctcctcctgctgctgccggCGCTGGCAGCGGCCGCGCCGGGCGAGTTCGACCCGTACCGCGTGCTGGGGGTCGGCCGGAGCTCCAGCCAGGCCGACATCAAGAAGGCCTACAAGCGGCTCGCCCGGGAATG GCACCCTGACAAAAACAAGGacccaggagcagaggacaaATTCATCCAGATTAGCAAGGCCTATGAG ATTCTCTCCAACGAGGAAAAGAGGGCAAACTTTGATCGCTACGGAGATGCTGGGGAAAGCCAGGGcttctctcagcagcagcatcgCCAGTTCCACCGCTTCCACGATGGCTTCTATTTTGATGAGTCCttcttccatttccctttcaATTCTGAGAGGCGCGACACCTCCGACGAGAAGTATTTGCTCCACTTTTCCCACTACATCAATGAAATCGTGCCAGATAGCTTCAAGAAACCTTACCTCATTAAAATCACCTCAGACTGGTGCTTCAGCTGCATCCACATCGAGCCCGTGTGGAAGGAGGTGGCTCAGGAATTGGAGGCTCTGG gagcaggaatcGGCGTCGTTCACGCGGGGTACGAACGGCGCCTCGCCCACCATCTGGGTGCCCACAGCACTCCGACCCTGCTGGGGCTCATTAATGGGAAAATAACCTTCTTCCACAACGCTGTCATTCGGGAAAACCTGAGGCTGTTCGTGGAGAACCTTCTGCCAGGGAATCTTGTTGAAAAG ATTACAGATAAAAACTACATCCGCTTTCTGTCCCACTGGAGGAAAGACAACAAGCCCCACGTGCTGCTCTTCGATCACATGCCAGTTGTGCCCTTGTTATACAAG CTGACGGCCTTTGCCTACCGAGATTACCTGTCCTTTGGCTACGTGTACGTCGGCCTGCGAGGCACCGAGGAGTTGTCCAGCCAGTACAACATCAACGTCTACACTCCCACCATGATGATCTTCAAGGAGCACATCGACCGGCCCGCTGACGTTGTGCAG GCACGAGAAATGAAGAAGCAGCTCATTGATGACTTCCTTTCCCAGAATAAGTTCCTCATGGTGGCCAGGCTCACCAGCCAGAGGCTGTtccaggagctgtgtcctgtgAAGAAATCTCACCGTCAGCGGAA GCACTGCGTGGTCTTGCTTactgaggaaggagagaagtTTGCTGAGGCTTATGAGTCATTTTTGACTTTTGCTGTGGCCAACACAAAAGACACGCTGAGGTTTGTGCACATCTACAGTGATCGGCAGCCGGAATTTGCAGATGCCCTGCTGATGGATGAGGAGAAGTATCGTGGAAGATCAGCT GTGGTCATTCTGGAGAGACGCAATAATGCAGGGAAGATAGCCTATAAAGCCTTGGAGGAGGCCTGGCAAGGCAGCAAAGAGGACAACTTCATCCTCCTGGATCTCCTGGACCAGCTGAGAACAGACCCTGGTCTTCTGTCATCAGAGACCGTTGTGGCAGACCTGAATGATGAGCTTGCTCCT ATGTTCCTTATCCGATGGTTCTACTCCACAGTGGACTACATCTCAGACTGGTGGGACAGTTTGTTTCACAGTAACTG GCGAGAAATGATGCCACTCCTGTCCTTGCTCTTCTCTGCGCTCTTCATTCTCTTTGGCACCGTTATTGTTCAGGCTTTCAG TGATTCGAGTGACACAAGGGACGCTCCACCCTCGGGGAAAGAAGAAACGGCCGCAAAGACGGAGAAGAACGACGTGAGCTTCAGCAAAGAGAGTAACAG CAGGATTCCCAAAAAGAGCTTTGTTGAGGTGACTGAGCTAACAGACATCAACTACACCAGTAACTTGGTGCGCCTGAGGCCGGGGCACATGAACGTCGTCTTGATCCTGTCCAACTCCACCAAAACCCCACTGCTCCAGAAGTTCGCCCTGGAAGTCTACATGTTCACAGG gagcagctctcttCACTTCTCCTTCCTCAGCCTGGACAAGCACCGAGAGTGGCTGGAGTATCTGCTGGAGTTTGCACAGGATGCAgcccccatcccaaaccagtACGACAAGCATTTCCTCGAGCGTGACTACACAGGCTATGTCCTGGCACTGAACGGCCACAAGAAATACTTCTGCCTCTTTAAGCCTCACAGATCAGGGGACGAGGGGGGAACCCTGGGATCGTGCGAGGATTATGATGCTTTACAACATGCAGAAGCCAGAGGgaaatcctcctgcagcccaggatctagatccattaaaaacaaattacacAAATTGTCCTTTTGGATGGAACGCCTTCTAGAGGGTTCCTTACAGAGGTTCTATATCCCCTCGTGGCCTGCACTAGACTGA
- the CASP9 gene encoding caspase-9 — MEEQQRRALRRGRARLVAALRVEPLWDLLEQRGLFTRPMLEELQSAGSRGEQARQLIIDLETRGKQAFPAFLSILRDTGQGDLAEMLIQECESRPVPPQLPDLRPVELELREEKQRKNVTPHERLSIPVQAESERPQMPPVPARGFAVDKRRHDQDYEMKADPCGHCLILNNVNFSRDSGLSTREGSDIDCEKLERRFRALHFTVLTRRDLKAQEMVLELLKLSRQDHSALDCCIVVILSHGCQTSHIQFPGGVYGTDGKPIPIEKIVNYFNGSNCPSLRGKPKLFFIQACGGEQRDQGFVVDCDSPEEEAPGGSLESDATPFRVSSDNVDEPDAIASLPTPSDILVSYSTFPGFVSWREKSSGSWYVETLDSVLEQYAHSEDLLSMLVTVAHAVSAKGRYKQMPGCFNFLRKKFFFMCH, encoded by the exons atggaggagcagcagcggcGGGCGCTGCGGCGCGGGCGGGCCCGGCTGGTGGCGGCGCTGCGGGTGGAGCCGCtctgggacctgctggagcagcgCGGGCTCTTCACCCGGCCaatgctggaggagctgcag agcGCTGGCAGCCGAGGGGAGCAAGCCCGGCAGCTGATCATCGACCTGGAGACTCGAGGGAAGCAGGCTttccctgccttcctctccatcctgcGGGACACCGGGCAGGGTGACCTCGCTGAGATGCTGATCCAGGAGTGCGAATCCCGGCCAGTGCCACCGCAGCTGCCGGACCTGCggcctgtggagctggagctgcgGGAGGAAAAACAGCGTAAAA ATGTGACTCCTCATGAACGTTTGTCTATCCCAGTGCAAGCTGAGAGTGAAAGACCTCAAATGCCTCCTGTGCCAGCCCGGG GTTTCGCTGTTGACAAGAGGAGACATGACCAG GATTATGAGATGAAAGCAGATCCCTGTGGACACTGCCTGATCCTCAATAACGTCAATTTCTCCAGAGACTCGGGTCTGTCCACCCGAGAGGGCTCTGACATTGACTGTGAGAAGCTGGAGAGGCGCTTCAGGGCCTTGCACTTCACTGTCCTGACCCGGCGGGATCTGAAAGCTCAG GAAATGGTGttggagctgctgaagctgtCTCGGCAGGACCACAGTGCTTTGGACTGCTGCATTGTAGTGATCCTTTCCCATGGCTGTCAG ACGAGCCATATTCAGTTCCCTGGAGGCGTTTATGGAACGGATGGAAAACCTATTCCCATAGAAAAGATTGTGAACTATTTCAATGGGTCCAATTGCCCGAGTTTGAGAGgaaaacccaaactgttcttCATCCAGGCCTGTGGTGGAG AACAAAGAGATCAAGGCTTTGTAGTGGATTGTGATTCGCCTGAAGAGGAAGCTCCTGGAGGTTCCTTGGAATCGGACGCGACCCCGTTTCGGGTTTCATCGGATAACGTGGATGAGCCCGATGCCATTGCCAGTTTGCCCACACCTAGCGACATCTTGGTTTCCTACTCAACTTTTCCAG GTTTTGTCTCCTGGAGGGAGAAGTCGAGTGGCTCATGGTATGTGGAAACCCTGGACAGTGTGCTGGAGCAGTATGCCCATTCAGAAGACCTGCTCAGCATGTTAGTGACG GTGGCCCATGCTGTCTCTGCCAAGGGGAGGTACAAGCAGATGCCGGGATGTTTCAATTTCCTCCGTAAAAAGTTCTTCTTCATGTGCCACTGA
- the DNAJC16 gene encoding dnaJ homolog subfamily C member 16 isoform X2 has product MEPGRAGCLLLLLLLPALAAAAPGEFDPYRVLGVGRSSSQADIKKAYKRLAREWHPDKNKDPGAEDKFIQISKAYEILSNEEKRANFDRYGDAGESQGFSQQQHRQFHRFHDGFYFDESFFHFPFNSERRDTSDEKYLLHFSHYINEIVPDSFKKPYLIKITSDWCFSCIHIEPVWKEVAQELEALGAGIGVVHAGYERRLAHHLGAHSTPTLLGLINGKITFFHNAVIRENLRLFVENLLPGNLVEKITDKNYIRFLSHWRKDNKPHVLLFDHMPVVPLLYKLTAFAYRDYLSFGYVYVGLRGTEELSSQYNINVYTPTMMIFKEHIDRPADVVQAREMKKQLIDDFLSQNKFLMVARLTSQRLFQELCPVKKSHRQRKHCVVLLTEEGEKFAEAYESFLTFAVANTKDTLRFVHIYSDRQPEFADALLMDEEKYRGRSAVVILERRNNAGKIAYKALEEAWQGSKEDNFILLDLLDQLRTDPGLLSSETVVADLNDELAPMFLIRWFYSTVDYISDWWDSLFHSNWREMMPLLSLLFSALFILFGTVIVQAFSDSSDTRDAPPSGKEETAAKTEKNDVSFSKESNRIPKKSFVEVTELTDINYTSNLVRLRPGHMNVVLILSNSTKTPLLQKFALEVYMFTGSSSLHFSFLSLDKHREWLEYLLEFAQDAAPIPNQYDKHFLERDYTGYVLALNGHKKYFCLFKPHRSGDEGGTLGSCEDYDALQHAEARGKSSCSPGSRSIKNKLHKLSFWMERLLEGSLQRFYIPSWPALD; this is encoded by the exons ATGGAGCCGGGACGGGCcggctgcctcctgctcctcctgctgctgccggCGCTGGCAGCGGCCGCGCCGGGCGAGTTCGACCCGTACCGCGTGCTGGGGGTCGGCCGGAGCTCCAGCCAGGCCGACATCAAGAAGGCCTACAAGCGGCTCGCCCGGGAATG GCACCCTGACAAAAACAAGGacccaggagcagaggacaaATTCATCCAGATTAGCAAGGCCTATGAG ATTCTCTCCAACGAGGAAAAGAGGGCAAACTTTGATCGCTACGGAGATGCTGGGGAAAGCCAGGGcttctctcagcagcagcatcgCCAGTTCCACCGCTTCCACGATGGCTTCTATTTTGATGAGTCCttcttccatttccctttcaATTCTGAGAGGCGCGACACCTCCGACGAGAAGTATTTGCTCCACTTTTCCCACTACATCAATGAAATCGTGCCAGATAGCTTCAAGAAACCTTACCTCATTAAAATCACCTCAGACTGGTGCTTCAGCTGCATCCACATCGAGCCCGTGTGGAAGGAGGTGGCTCAGGAATTGGAGGCTCTGG gagcaggaatcGGCGTCGTTCACGCGGGGTACGAACGGCGCCTCGCCCACCATCTGGGTGCCCACAGCACTCCGACCCTGCTGGGGCTCATTAATGGGAAAATAACCTTCTTCCACAACGCTGTCATTCGGGAAAACCTGAGGCTGTTCGTGGAGAACCTTCTGCCAGGGAATCTTGTTGAAAAG ATTACAGATAAAAACTACATCCGCTTTCTGTCCCACTGGAGGAAAGACAACAAGCCCCACGTGCTGCTCTTCGATCACATGCCAGTTGTGCCCTTGTTATACAAG CTGACGGCCTTTGCCTACCGAGATTACCTGTCCTTTGGCTACGTGTACGTCGGCCTGCGAGGCACCGAGGAGTTGTCCAGCCAGTACAACATCAACGTCTACACTCCCACCATGATGATCTTCAAGGAGCACATCGACCGGCCCGCTGACGTTGTGCAG GCACGAGAAATGAAGAAGCAGCTCATTGATGACTTCCTTTCCCAGAATAAGTTCCTCATGGTGGCCAGGCTCACCAGCCAGAGGCTGTtccaggagctgtgtcctgtgAAGAAATCTCACCGTCAGCGGAA GCACTGCGTGGTCTTGCTTactgaggaaggagagaagtTTGCTGAGGCTTATGAGTCATTTTTGACTTTTGCTGTGGCCAACACAAAAGACACGCTGAGGTTTGTGCACATCTACAGTGATCGGCAGCCGGAATTTGCAGATGCCCTGCTGATGGATGAGGAGAAGTATCGTGGAAGATCAGCT GTGGTCATTCTGGAGAGACGCAATAATGCAGGGAAGATAGCCTATAAAGCCTTGGAGGAGGCCTGGCAAGGCAGCAAAGAGGACAACTTCATCCTCCTGGATCTCCTGGACCAGCTGAGAACAGACCCTGGTCTTCTGTCATCAGAGACCGTTGTGGCAGACCTGAATGATGAGCTTGCTCCT ATGTTCCTTATCCGATGGTTCTACTCCACAGTGGACTACATCTCAGACTGGTGGGACAGTTTGTTTCACAGTAACTG GCGAGAAATGATGCCACTCCTGTCCTTGCTCTTCTCTGCGCTCTTCATTCTCTTTGGCACCGTTATTGTTCAGGCTTTCAG TGATTCGAGTGACACAAGGGACGCTCCACCCTCGGGGAAAGAAGAAACGGCCGCAAAGACGGAGAAGAACGACGTGAGCTTCAGCAAAGAGAGTAACAG GATTCCCAAAAAGAGCTTTGTTGAGGTGACTGAGCTAACAGACATCAACTACACCAGTAACTTGGTGCGCCTGAGGCCGGGGCACATGAACGTCGTCTTGATCCTGTCCAACTCCACCAAAACCCCACTGCTCCAGAAGTTCGCCCTGGAAGTCTACATGTTCACAGG gagcagctctcttCACTTCTCCTTCCTCAGCCTGGACAAGCACCGAGAGTGGCTGGAGTATCTGCTGGAGTTTGCACAGGATGCAgcccccatcccaaaccagtACGACAAGCATTTCCTCGAGCGTGACTACACAGGCTATGTCCTGGCACTGAACGGCCACAAGAAATACTTCTGCCTCTTTAAGCCTCACAGATCAGGGGACGAGGGGGGAACCCTGGGATCGTGCGAGGATTATGATGCTTTACAACATGCAGAAGCCAGAGGgaaatcctcctgcagcccaggatctagatccattaaaaacaaattacacAAATTGTCCTTTTGGATGGAACGCCTTCTAGAGGGTTCCTTACAGAGGTTCTATATCCCCTCGTGGCCTGCACTAGACTGA
- the AGMAT gene encoding LOW QUALITY PROTEIN: agmatinase, mitochondrial (The sequence of the model RefSeq protein was modified relative to this genomic sequence to represent the inferred CDS: deleted 1 base in 1 codon; substituted 2 bases at 2 genomic stop codons) — protein sequence MQQVLLCCLQMPKGSKLGHLPACPSHPVPLIPAQALAPHCCVCSQCLPGLCHWERGWLGGXMWRLGWISALPWAVKCPVHFDPWREAWQRQLALCPSWERAPQHTXLHSQEREGGSVWVRMRPLLWAACSQLLPRGAGLCAPKPAVTTMVTASHHSLRPPALLAASSSPASVSAGLLQPLVPGSRAPSCWSSQFNVPPSALLVARPVGVCSMMRLPVQASAEGLDVAFVGVPLDTGTSNRPGARFGPRQIRAESAMLRRFNGSTGAAPFDSLRVADIGDVNVNLYNLPDSCRLIRDSYQEIVASGCVPLTLGGDHTITYPILQALAAKHGPVGLVHVDAHTDTGDTALGQRIYHGSPFRRSVEEGLLDCGRVVQIGIRGSSYEPDPHKYGREQGFRVVPAEECWMKSLEPLMREVRAQMGERPIYISFDIDGLDPTYAPGTGTPEIAGLTPAQALEIIRGCKGLNIVGCDLVEVAPMYDVSGNTALLGANLLFEMLCVLPGVKTL from the exons ATGCAACAAGTGCTACTGTGCTGTCTGCAAATGCCCAAggggagcaaactgggacaTCTCCCAGCATGTCCctcccaccctgtgccactAATCCCTGCACAGGCTCTTGCCCCTCACTGCTGTGTTTGTTCCCAGTGTTTGCCAGGACTATGCCATTGGGAAAGGGGTTGGCTGGGAGGGTGAATgtggaggctgggctggatttctgcccttccctgggcagtgaaGTGTCCGGTGCACTTTGATCCCTGGAGAGAGGcttggcagaggcagctggcaCTCTGCCCAAGCTGGGAACGGGCTCCACAGCACACCTAGCTGCATTCCCAG GAGAGAGAGGGTGGGAGTGTGTGGGTCAGGATGaggcctctgctctgggctgcctgcagccagctgctgccccggggagctgggctctgcGCTCCCAAGCCAGCTGTGACCACTATGGTGACCGCATCACACCACAGCCTGCGGCCTCCGGCGCTTCTGGCCGCCTCCAGCTCCCCAGCCAGTGTGTCTGCAGGACTCCTCCAGCCCCTggtcccagggagcagagcccccagctgctggagctcacaGTTCAACgtgccccccagtgccctgctCGTGGCCCGGCCTGTGGGGGTCTGCTCCATGATGAGGCTTCCCGTGCAGGCGTCTGCGGAGGGACTGGACGTGGCGTTTGTCGGTGTCCCGCTGGACACAGGCACGTCCAACCGGCCGGGAGCCAG GTTCGGCCCGCGTCAGATCCGCGCCGAGTCGGCCATGCTGAGGAGGTTCAACGGCAGCACCGGGGCCGCGCCCTTCGACTCCCTGCGGGTGGCCGACATCGGGGACGTGAACGTGAACCTCTACAACCTGCCCGACAGCTGCCGCCTCATCCGGGACTCCTACCAGGAGATCGTGGCCTCCGGCTGTGTGCCCCTCACCTTGG GTGGAGATCACACCATAACATACCCAATCCTGCAGGCCCTGGCGGCAAA GCACGGTCCCGTGGGGCTGGTGCACGTGGATGCTCACACGGACACCGGGGACACGGCCCTGGGGCAGAGGATCTACCACGGGAGCCCGTTCCGGCGCTCTGTGGAGGAAGGGCTGCTGGACTGCGGCCGCGTGGTACAGATCGGCATCCGAGGCTCCTCCTATGAGCCCGATCCCCACAAGTACGGCCGGGAACAG GGTTTCCGCGTGGTTCCAGCTGAGGAGTGCTGGATGAAGTCCCTGGAGCCGCTGATGAGGGAGGTGAGGGCGCAGATGGGGGAGAGGCCGATCTACATCAGCTTCGATATCGATGGGCTGGACCCCACCTATGCCCCGGGGACCGGCACCCCCGAGATAGCCGGGCTCACACCtgcacag gcTTTGGAGATTATTCGTGGCTGCAAAGGCCTGAACATAGTGGGGTGTGACCTTGTGGAAGTTGCACCAATGTATGATGTCTCTG GCAATACAGCCCTCCTGGGGGCAAACCTACTGTTCGAGATGCTCTGTGTCCTCCCAGGAGTGAAGACACTGTGA
- the LOC118695022 gene encoding chymotrypsin-C-like — translation MGLRSPCAHSVGQSPRVSSQQGHSKVPSSPDTIRGVSSPTTAPLLRTTMLGAVCLVVLLGYAYGCGQPAVPPQLSSRVVGGEDAVAHSWPWQISLQYSRSGSWRHTCGGTLIAPQWVLTAAHCISSSMTYRVVLGKQDLSEDDEPGSVAVGVEKTIVHEKWNSVLVINDIALVKLAEEVQETDTIRASCLPAAGKVLANDYPCYVTGWGRVRTNGPLADALQQALLPVVDYETCSKWDWWGRLVRDTMVCAGGDGVVSGCNGDSGGPLNCQRDDGIWEVEGIVSFGSGLKCNMIKKPTVFTRVSAYIDWINEKMSAN, via the exons ATGGGGCTGAGGagcccctgtgcccacagcGTGGGACAGTCCCCACGtgtcagcagccagcagggacactcCAAGGTCCCCAGCAGTCCAGACACTATAAGAGGGGTGAGCAGCCCCACCACGGCACCTTTGCTCCGCACAACCATGCTGGGAGCCGTCTGTCTCGTCGTGCTGCTGGGCTACG CCTACGGATGCGGTCAGCCGGCCGTGCCACCACAGCTGAGCTCCCGCGTGGTGGGCGGTGAAGACGCTGTAGCCCACAGCTGGCCATGGCAG ATCTCACTGCAGTACAGCCGCTCTGGATCCTGGCGCCACACTTGTGGCGGGACCCTCATTGCCCCCCAGTGGGTGCTGACAGCTGCCCACTGCATCAG CTCTTCCATGACCTATCGTGTGGTGCTGGGCAAGCAGGACCTGTCAGAGGATGACGAGCCTGGTTCTGTGGCCGTGGGTGTGGAGAAGACGATTGTCCACGAGAAGTGGAACTCTGTCCTTGTCAT TAATGACATTGCCCTGGTCAAGCTGGCAGAGGAGGTGCAGGAGACTGACACCATCCGTGCCTCCTGCCTGCCGGCTGCTGGCAAGGTCCTGGCCAATGACTACCCCTGCTATGTCACCGGCTGGGGACGTGTCAGAA CCAACGGGCCCCTGGCTGATGCcctgcagcaggctctgctgcccgTGGTGGACTATGAGACCTGCTCCAAGTGGGACTGGTGGGGCAGGCTCGTGCGTGACACCATGGTGTGCGCCGGCGGCGATGGCGTCGTCTCTGGATGCAAC GGCGATTCTGGGGGCCCTCTGAACTGCCAGCGCGACGATGGGATCTGGGAGGTCGAGGGCATCGTCAGCTTTGGCTCCGGCCTGAAATGCAACATGATAAAGAAGCCGACAGTCTTCACCCGGGTGTCCGCCTACATCGACTGGATCAATGAG AAAATGAGCGCGAACTGA